From a region of the Mercurialis annua linkage group LG1-X, ddMerAnnu1.2, whole genome shotgun sequence genome:
- the LOC126687395 gene encoding zinc finger CCCH domain-containing protein 6 produces MRGSQKSKRVSWASDVNLCQVRLFLSDESPSQAGLGTQDHLQAKASWLSHPAGTVSDDFLPPGFEGGQTANQSHIKLANIPIIKWRCPPRFVLDLTWQVVAGEESEDVEVQNQREMRVLEAVYPRSSAIPTNPIFCPDVEDFRHGDHQVPLIPIHPIEDEDATDLASDVKGSHDVPISSQSQLLAPPAQCSIPFISNTPINEKPAAGVLPGVEPDVVAAASAAFSAINKSNEQGSLIDHDLLIKILNNPKLIEKLVQDYGTASNVQSTPKAAASFTHLPDPPPPPQPPVSLSEPSYMHMNNRADMNAPSFTATSSGPFYGQPNGVGPIYLPKAPVPPPPPPPPVPAPPSVGVPQMKDMNYYKNLIQQHGGERQEAPHQYSNRYSHHVGTSQESVNPKSRDSKHKIMKPCIYFNSSRGCRHGANCAFQHDASTQQRSSSISEVQTAKRMKLDREISS; encoded by the exons GTAAGGCTGTTCTTATCAGATGAATCTCCTTCACAAGCTGGGTTGGGCACCCAGGATCATCTCCAAGCAAAGGCATCGTGGTTATCGCATCCAGCCGGCACAGTTTCTGATGATTTTTTGCCTCCTGGGTTTGAGGGAGGTCAAACTGCAAATCAGTCACATATTAAGTTGGCCAACATACCTATAATCAAATGGAGATGTCCACCCAGG TTTGTGTTGGACTTGACTTGGCAAGTGGTTGCGGGAGAAGAGAGTGAAGATGTGGAGGTTCAAAATCAGCGGGAGATGAGAGTGCTCGAAGCTGTTTACCCTCGCTCATCTGCCATTCCTACCAA CCCCATTTTCTGCCCAGATGTAGAAGATTTCCGACATGGTGATCATCAAGTTCCGCTAATTCCTATTCATCCCATCGAAGATGAAGACGCTACTGATCTAGCTTCTGATGTCAAGGGTTCACATGATGTTCCCATCAGCTCACAGTCCCAGTTATTGGCTCCACCTGCTCAATGCAGCATTCCTTTTATATCAAATACGCCTATCAATGAGAAACCTGCTGCCGGAGTGCTCCCTGGTGTGGAACCCGACGTAGTAGCCGCTGCATCTGCTGCCTTCTCTGCTATTAATAAAAGTAACGAGCAAGGAAGTTTGATAGACCATGATCTACTTATCAAAATTCTGAACAATCCAAAATTGATAGAGAAGTTGGTTCAAGATTATGGAACTGCCTCCAATGTGCAGAGCACACCTAAGGCAGCTGCATCATTTACCCATTTACCGGACCCTCCTCCTCCTCCGCAGCCGCCGGTATCTTTATCAGAACCATCTTATATGCATATGAATAATAGAGCAGATATGAATGCACCATCATTTACCGCTACTTCAAGTGGACCGTTTTACGGTCAGCCAAATGGGGTTGGTCCGATATATCTTCCAAAAGCACCGGTtcctccacctccacctccacctccGGTTCCAGCTCCGCCTTCTGTTGGAGTTCCGCAGATGAAGGACATGAATTATTACAAGAACTTGATCCAGCAACACGGAGGGGAAAGACAAGAAGCCCCTCATCAGTACAGCAACCGATACAGCCATCATGTAGGAACGAGTCAAGAATCGGTTAATCCTAAGTCCAGAGATTCAAAGCATAAGATAATGAAGCCTTGTATTTATTTTAACAGTTCAAGAGGATGCAGGCATGGGGCCAATTGTGCATTTCAGCACGATGCGTCGACCCAGCAACGAAGCAGTAGCATATCAGAGGTGCAAACTGCTAAGAGAATGAAATTGGATAGGGAAATTAGCAGTTGA
- the LOC126687377 gene encoding uncharacterized protein LOC126687377 isoform X1 produces MGASSSTAQNASEQRELESLVASTGALPMLQHTFSKISDPQSNTIPSQSLQECFNMDYKTPDFEAHGSNNNSMSDSFCLLVDNLGESIVQLFFVVDKGGGVSWIELLRGYLNCCGRVPASVALNVLLKLFCTTCAKAGLPLKLEFEPMNDDDGKIGGFVLATDVVMLLWICWTMLWDSKTCTSLEGRGNLCLPDVSHLVLSAVVYCVEDSGGFDLWDCDISALDVQIPAGKFVTWALTTVPCLTDCFTQFVNARLQNSAYPEQRNWEPSTSSVGEILPKETGDSHLLTCGRAWAISLTLRGTPSTEILKLYLPSGDSEACDNLLYRSSLHGRGLNRFWSNIEGYNGPMLLLFCATSRDAHEVDTIDRKWIIGALTQQGFENKDLFYGSSGNLYAISPVFNIFPASGKEKNFVYSHLHPTGRMYEAHPKPEGIAFGGTMGNERIFIDEDFAKITVRHHAADKTYKHGSLFPSQGFLAVEALILEVEVWGLGGKTPKSVQTSYKKREELFIDQRRKIDLKTFTNWEDSPEKMMMDMMSNPNAARREER; encoded by the exons ATGGGAGCATCGTCTTCTACAGCACAGAATGCGAGCGAACAACGAGAATTAGAAAGCCTAGTAGCTTCAACTGGAGCCTTGCCAATGCTTCAACACACTTTCTCAAAGATCAGCGATCCTCAAAGTAACACAATTCCTTCCCAATCTCTCCAG GAATGTTTCAATATGGATTATAAAACCCCAGATTTTGAAGCACATGGAAGCAACAACAACAGCATGTCGGATTCATTTTGTTTATTAGTGGATAATTTAGGTGAATCTATAGTGCAGCTATTTTTTGTAGTTGATAAAGGAGGTGGAGTTAGTTGGATTGAGTTGTTACGAGGTTATTTAAACTGTTGTGGGAGAGTGCCTGCTTCTGTAGCTTTGAATGTCTTGTTGAAGCTTTTTTGTACTACTTGTGCAAAAGCTGGACTTCCTTTGAAGCTAGAGTTCGAACCGATGAATGATGATGATGGTAAAATTGGTGGGTTTGTTTTGGCGACTGATGTTGTTATGCTGCTTTGGATATGTTGGACTATGTTGTGGGATTCGAAAACTTGTACATCTTTGGAAGGGAGAGGGAATTTATGTCTCCCTGATGTTAGTCATTTAGTTTTATCTGCGGTTGTTTACTGTGTTGAAGATTCTGGTGGGTTTGATTTATGGGATTGTGATATCTCAGCCTTGGATGTTCAAATCCCTGCTGGGAAGTTTGTAACTTGGGCTTTGACAACTGTGCCGTGTCTCACTGATTGCTTCACGCAATTTGTCAATGCAAGACTTCAAAATTCAGCTTATCCTGAG CAGCGTAACTGGGAACCTTCAACTTCATCAGTAGGAGAGATCCTTCCAAAAGAGACCGGTGATTCTCATTTACTAACTTGTGGAAGAGCATGGGCCATCTCTCTTACACTCAGGGGAACGCCAAGTAcagaaatattaaaactatactTGCCTAGTGGTGATAGTGAAGCGTGTGACAATCTTCTTTATCG GTCATCTCTTCATGGAAGGGGCTTGAACAGATTCTGGTCAAACATTGAAGGTTATAATGGTCCTATGCTGCTTTTGTTTTGTGCTACTTCTAGAGACGCCCATGAGGTTGATACCATTGACAGAAAATGGATCATAGGTGCACTTACACAGCAGGGATTTGAAAATAAGGATCTGTTTTATGGAAGCTCTGGAAACCTCTATGCGATCAGTCCAGTCTTCAATATATTCCCAGCTTCTG GGAAAGAGAAAAACTTTGTTTATAGCCACTTGCATCCAACTGGTAGAATGTATGAGGCACATCCAAAGCCCGAGGGAATTGCCTTTGGAGGAACAATGGGGAATGAAAGAATTTTTATTGACGAAGATTTTGCTAAAATCACTGTTCGCCATCATGCAGCtgacaaaacatataaacacggTTCTCTTTTCCCATCCCAG GGATTTCTGGCGGTTGAAGCTTTGATTTTGGAAGTTGAAGTTTGGGGATTAGGAGGGAAGACACCTAAGTCAGTCCAAACTTCATATAAGAAGAGAGAGGAACTCTTCATCGATCAAAGACGCAAG ATTGACTtgaaaacttttacaaactggGAAGATTCGCCCGAGAAGATGATGATGGATATGATGTCTAATCCGAATGCAGCTCGCCGGGAAGAGCGCTGA
- the LOC126687377 gene encoding uncharacterized protein LOC126687377 isoform X2, protein MGASSSTAQNASEQRELESLVASTGALPMLQHTFSKISDPQSNTIPSQSLQECFNMDYKTPDFEAHGSNNNSMSDSFCLLVDNLGESIVQLFFVVDKGGGVSWIELLRGYLNCCGRVPASVALNVLLKLFCTTCAKAGLPLKLEFEPMNDDDGKIGGFVLATDVVMLLWICWTMLWDSKTCTSLEGRGNLCLPDVSHLVLSAVVYCVEDSGGFDLWDCDISALDVQIPAGKFVTWALTTVPCLTDCFTQFVNARLQNSAYPERNWEPSTSSVGEILPKETGDSHLLTCGRAWAISLTLRGTPSTEILKLYLPSGDSEACDNLLYRSSLHGRGLNRFWSNIEGYNGPMLLLFCATSRDAHEVDTIDRKWIIGALTQQGFENKDLFYGSSGNLYAISPVFNIFPASGKEKNFVYSHLHPTGRMYEAHPKPEGIAFGGTMGNERIFIDEDFAKITVRHHAADKTYKHGSLFPSQGFLAVEALILEVEVWGLGGKTPKSVQTSYKKREELFIDQRRKIDLKTFTNWEDSPEKMMMDMMSNPNAARREER, encoded by the exons ATGGGAGCATCGTCTTCTACAGCACAGAATGCGAGCGAACAACGAGAATTAGAAAGCCTAGTAGCTTCAACTGGAGCCTTGCCAATGCTTCAACACACTTTCTCAAAGATCAGCGATCCTCAAAGTAACACAATTCCTTCCCAATCTCTCCAG GAATGTTTCAATATGGATTATAAAACCCCAGATTTTGAAGCACATGGAAGCAACAACAACAGCATGTCGGATTCATTTTGTTTATTAGTGGATAATTTAGGTGAATCTATAGTGCAGCTATTTTTTGTAGTTGATAAAGGAGGTGGAGTTAGTTGGATTGAGTTGTTACGAGGTTATTTAAACTGTTGTGGGAGAGTGCCTGCTTCTGTAGCTTTGAATGTCTTGTTGAAGCTTTTTTGTACTACTTGTGCAAAAGCTGGACTTCCTTTGAAGCTAGAGTTCGAACCGATGAATGATGATGATGGTAAAATTGGTGGGTTTGTTTTGGCGACTGATGTTGTTATGCTGCTTTGGATATGTTGGACTATGTTGTGGGATTCGAAAACTTGTACATCTTTGGAAGGGAGAGGGAATTTATGTCTCCCTGATGTTAGTCATTTAGTTTTATCTGCGGTTGTTTACTGTGTTGAAGATTCTGGTGGGTTTGATTTATGGGATTGTGATATCTCAGCCTTGGATGTTCAAATCCCTGCTGGGAAGTTTGTAACTTGGGCTTTGACAACTGTGCCGTGTCTCACTGATTGCTTCACGCAATTTGTCAATGCAAGACTTCAAAATTCAGCTTATCCTGAG CGTAACTGGGAACCTTCAACTTCATCAGTAGGAGAGATCCTTCCAAAAGAGACCGGTGATTCTCATTTACTAACTTGTGGAAGAGCATGGGCCATCTCTCTTACACTCAGGGGAACGCCAAGTAcagaaatattaaaactatactTGCCTAGTGGTGATAGTGAAGCGTGTGACAATCTTCTTTATCG GTCATCTCTTCATGGAAGGGGCTTGAACAGATTCTGGTCAAACATTGAAGGTTATAATGGTCCTATGCTGCTTTTGTTTTGTGCTACTTCTAGAGACGCCCATGAGGTTGATACCATTGACAGAAAATGGATCATAGGTGCACTTACACAGCAGGGATTTGAAAATAAGGATCTGTTTTATGGAAGCTCTGGAAACCTCTATGCGATCAGTCCAGTCTTCAATATATTCCCAGCTTCTG GGAAAGAGAAAAACTTTGTTTATAGCCACTTGCATCCAACTGGTAGAATGTATGAGGCACATCCAAAGCCCGAGGGAATTGCCTTTGGAGGAACAATGGGGAATGAAAGAATTTTTATTGACGAAGATTTTGCTAAAATCACTGTTCGCCATCATGCAGCtgacaaaacatataaacacggTTCTCTTTTCCCATCCCAG GGATTTCTGGCGGTTGAAGCTTTGATTTTGGAAGTTGAAGTTTGGGGATTAGGAGGGAAGACACCTAAGTCAGTCCAAACTTCATATAAGAAGAGAGAGGAACTCTTCATCGATCAAAGACGCAAG ATTGACTtgaaaacttttacaaactggGAAGATTCGCCCGAGAAGATGATGATGGATATGATGTCTAATCCGAATGCAGCTCGCCGGGAAGAGCGCTGA
- the LOC126687432 gene encoding uncharacterized protein LOC126687432, with protein sequence MAPPPALYSGTSTLALVARASAFTFGAVYGTMKLKFLKMKANSPKKSETAAHH encoded by the exons ATGGCACCACCTCCAGCACTTTACTCCGGCACCAGCACTCTCGctttg GTTGCTCGGGCATCGGCATTCACTTTTGGTGCTGTGTATGGAACCATGAAGCTAAAGTTTCTCAAG ATGAAGGCAAACTCGCCAAAAAAATCCGAAACTGCGGCACATCATTGA
- the LOC126687405 gene encoding probable methyltransferase At1g29790: protein MSKMGSVSLKIGDGTARFKRATVCSSAVNILMLFSVISTNLFALYAFTSSPNHNESQISQHTHHPKNISLISEQVSLILKEIDSSQKKLARMEKELLGYETVDISRPNIANELKLFLQHHQLPLGKDSRTGITEMVASVGHTCEKSSDLLSQYMTYKVSGPCPDDWSLAQKLILRGCEPLPRRRCLAKPVPKVGLAAFPASLWKPVSDKMLTWSGLGCKSIDCLNKKKILSRDCVGCFDLANASENQKFVKVRSKNDFVIDDVLALASGGIRIGFDIGGGSGSFAARMAERNVTVITNTLNVDAPFSEFVAARGLFPLYLSLDHRFPFYDNVFDLVRTSSGLDVEGKSEKLEFLMFDIDRILRAGGLFWLDNFYCGDDEKKRTLTRLLERFGYKKLKWVVGEKVDGAGSGKAELYLSAVLQKPTRV, encoded by the coding sequence ATGTCCAAAATGGGATCTGTATCGTTAAAAATAGGAGACGGAACCGCCAGATTCAAGAGAGCCACCGTTTGTTCTTCAGCTGTTAACATTCTCATGCTCTTCTCCGTTATCTCCACCAATCTTTTCGCTCTCTACGCCTTCACTTCCTCTCCAAATCACAACGAATCTCAAATCTCTCAGCACACCCACCACCCCAAAAACATTTCTCTAATCTCCGAGCAGGTTTCCTTAATCCTTAAGGAGATTGATTCCTCTCAAAAAAAGCTAGCCAGGATGGAAAAGGAGCTGTTAGGCTATGAAACTGTTGATATTTCACGGCCCAATATTGCTAACGAGCTTAAATTGTTTCTTCAGCATCACCAGCTCCCTCTTGGTAAAGATTCGAGAACTGGGATCACTGAAATGGTGGCATCTGTTGGTCATACCTGTGAGAAATCTTCTGATTTGCTGTCTCAGTATATGACTTACAAGGTTTCTGGTCCTTGTCCTGATGATTGGAGTCTTGCCCAGAAGTTGATTTTGCGTGGCTGTGAGCCTTTGCCGAGGAGGAGATGCTTGGCTAAGCCTGTTCCTAAGGTGGGTCTTGCTGCATTTCCTGCTTCTTTATGGAAGCCTGTTAGTGATAAGATGCTTACTTGGAGTGGTTTAGGTTGCAAATCTATAGATTGTTTGAATAAAAAGAAGATTTTGAGTAGAGACTGTGTTGGTTGTTTTGATTTAGCTAATGCAAGTGAGAATCAGAAGTTTGTTAAGGTTAGAAGCAAGAATGATTTTGTAATTGATGATGTTTTAGCTTTAGCAAGTGGTGGGATTAGGATAGGATTTGATATTGGTGGTGGTTCTGGTAGTTTTGCTGCTAGAATGGCTGAGAGGAATGTGACTGTGATTACCAACACTTTGAATGTCGACGCTCCGTTCAGCGAATTCGTTGCAGCTAGAGGGCTTTTCCCTTTGTATTTAAGCTTGGATCATAGGTTTCCTTTCTATGATAATGTGTTCGACTTGGTTCGCACGTCTAGCGGGTTGGATGTTGAAGGAAAATCTGAGAAGTTAGAGTTCTTAATGTTTGATATTGATCGTATTTTGAGAGCTGGTGGATTGTTTTGGTTGGACAATTTCTATTGTGGCGATGATGAAAAGAAGCGGACTTTGACTCGATTATTAGAGCGATTCGGTTACAAGAAGCTGAAATGGGTTGTGGGGGAGAAGGTAGATGGAGCAGGATCAGGAAAAGCTGAGCTCTATTTATCTGCAGTGCTGCAAAAGCCAACAAGAGTTTGA
- the LOC126675993 gene encoding F-box/kelch-repeat protein At3g06240-like: MHLDNKDFPEYPSLHPLSIPANRNLDRYFKVAGSSNGLVCLYVYLGSDLHKFIIWNPSIRKSLLVPKNNLVGADQLIGFGFDSRTNDYKLFVDGFMYSLNCNSWMKITNIPVENKIDSYWLNTPFFVHGIFHWLAISEEKNIVLTFDLRDEMFGEISMPQCLENVGNKHLKIKAFGESSMAVTHQISDRRCEYDIWVMKEYRSGEWTKLAIVERVPAWCWKQNSG, from the coding sequence ATGCATCTCGACAACAAAGATTTCCCTGAGTACCCGTCTCTGCATCCACTTTCTATCCCAGCCAACCGAAATCTCGATCGCTACTTTAAAGTGGCTGGCTCTAGCAATGGTCTTGTTTGCCTTTATGTTTATTTGGGAAGTGACTTGCATAAGTTTATTATTTGGAACCCTTCAATTAGAAAATCATTGCTTGTACCTAAGAACAATCTTGTGGGTGCCGATCAATTAATCGGGTTTGGGTTTGATTCGAGAACCAACGATTATAAACTGTTCGTGGATGGTTTTATGTATTCACTCAATTGTAATTCATGGATGAAAATCACTAATATTCCCGTCGAGAATAAAATTGACAGTTATTGGTTAAATACGCCGTTTTTCGTCCATGGAATATTCCATTGGCTTGCCATTAGTGAGGAAAAGAATATCGTTTTGACGTTTGATTTAAGAGACGAGATGTTTGGAGAGATATCAATGCCTCAATGTTTGGAAAATGTTGGCAATAAACATTTGAAAATTAAGGCATTTGGAGAATCTTCGATGGCAGTCACCCATCAAATTAGCGACAGACGGTGCGAGTATGATATATGGGTGATGAAAGAGTACCGGAGCGGTGAATGGACCAAGTTAGCCATAGTTGAAAGAGTACCGGCGTGGTGCTGGAAACAAAACTCTGGTTAG